CATTTAGATTGTATAAGGAAAAATCCTTCATCTCAATTTTAACTGAAGAAGTGATATCAATATCATCTTCATACCAAATTTGAATTTGTATAAAAGATGTATCTACATTTGTTGGAGTAATATAAATTGATTGTTTTTCCCAGTTAGATGTTCCATTTTCTATAAATTTTGCAATTTCTCCAAATTCACTACCTATATGTGTTTCATTAGCGTCATATTCAAATAATTTTACATGCACAGAAGAGGCATTCGAAGTTTTTATACTGAAATTAAATTTTGAGTATTCATTATATTGCATCGGAATCAAGGGAGATTTAATTGTTTTCCATCCTTGTGATGGAGCCTCAAGTTTGACTATAAATCCTCCATTAATTTCATTCATGTACAACTTTTGCTCCTTAGTTAAATTAGTTTCCCATCCTATAGATATATCTTCTGAATCTTTAACAGACAGAAATTTAGTGTCGTTTGATAAATTAAATTTTGGTAATATCGACGGAGCACTTGTGTAAAAAAAACCTTTTCTATTTGTAAAATCAGTATAATCAATCCAAAGATCTTTTTGCTGGTTTTTTAAAATAGTTAACCACGATCCAATCTTTTGTGTAAACTTCCAACCAATTACTTTATCAATACTGTCTGGTGGCAACACAACATCTATTGTTGATAAAGGTGAAAAGATTTTTTTATTCATCAATAAATCTTCTTTATCGAAAGTATCTATAAACTGAAATTGATTATCACCGTGTAGATTTTTAACATATGGGCAGTTAATATTGTCAGGTATTAAAATTTGATTAGAAAAAATTGTGCAGTTATTGACAGTAAATAGATCAGCAGTTATGCCGTTTAGTTTAAAAAGATACCAACCATCCTTTTCATAAATTAAAGACATATTTTTCTTCATACTATCGAGAGCTTCATTATCGATAGAATAATATCTATCGTTATGGAAAACTACATAACCCACGCCAAGAACTGACAGGTAGTTATAATAATCATTTCTATTAAAAAGATTCGCTGCATACGGGATATCATATAAATTTTCAACAATATAATTGTAATTCCAATTTGTATTGTATGTAGGATTAATTGATGATTTCATGTCAAATGGTCCGATCATGTGACCTTCACTCCACGAAGTTTTAATTTCTCCATACCTTGGATACCAAAGGACCTTGTATGAGTCTGGCTTTTCCTTAAGTAAGTCTGTGATTTCATAATAAGGACTAGGAATTTTTATTGGATTCATAGAATTAATATTCGAATCAATGATCCCGAATATACTAGATCCAATTATAATTAGACTAAAAATAACACCTAAAAAAGTATTTGCTCTAATATTTACTAACTTTACAAATTTATACTTATAAAGGAGGGAGTTAGCACTTAGGGCAAATAATATACTTAGGAAAAAAACTTGATACAACTGAAATTTCAACGGAGATCTAAAAATCCATCCTATTGGGGTCGAATCAATGAACCACCAATAAAAACCCCCTGCTAAAGATTTTTGGCCAAAGGCTAGTAAAGTACAAACTAAAAAACCAATTGAGGCGAACCAGATTATTTTATTTTGTTTTTTAAAATAAAGTATGAAGAAACTCAAAAATAACACACCATATAAAGAAAAATTATGAATTACTTTATATAATGCATTGTCAGGAGTAGTTTTTATATACGTAAATCTATCCCTTTCAGTAACCAATATTCTAGCTAAGTTATTATCAGACACTATTTCGAATGTATTTTTTTCAACATTAGATGAATGACCTAAATCGACACTATTTTTCAATCCGGATGATATATACGGTAAAATAAACCAAAGAAAGAGTGCCCCGAATAAAATTGCGATTAAACTAAAATTCCTAAATTCACGAATTATATTGGATTTCAAGACTAACACAGAGAATACAAAAGAAACGATCAAATTCATTATTAAAATAAAAGGATGACCAACTGAAAGTAATAGAGTCAAAGCAAATAAAATAATAAATTTTTTGTAATTTTTTTCTGAGTATCTAAGAATCAAAAATAGCAAAAGTGGAAGTACCCCAAGTGAAAGAATAAGCGATATTTCCCAGAAAAATTGAAGAGGTGTGGGGCTATATGCAAAAAAAAGTGAACCCAGTATTAGAGGAACAAAAGAAAAATTTGAATATTTAATTTTTAACCTATTAAACAATTCTTTAAGGAAAATAAACATGAAAAAACTAACACAGGCATAGGTGATTAAAGGCATTAATTTAAGAATAACTTCTACATTTAAGCCCAAATAAGCCATAAGTATATACGGCAATCTTGGAACAAGTCTAATTAACTGCTCAAGATTTGATTGAGATGTTAAATCATTCCAAAGTGGGAAATGATATCTTATGAAACTCTCTTTAAAAATTGGGAAATTAAAATCCCTTTGAATAATTACACCGTTTTGTAGAAAAAGATAACCAAAAACTAAGATTGCGATCAGAGTAAATAAAAAAAAGTAATTTCTATTTTTAAACATACATTATAACATTATCAATTTATTGTTAGTTATTAGAAATGTTTCTATATCAACTAACTTAAGAGTTTTTATATACACAGGCTCTATATTCAAACTATGGAGCAATTCTGTATTTTTATTATCGTATGATAATGGAAGGAAAGGAATTCCACTTAGATAAGCGATAATTTCTGCATGGAATTGTGGTGCAATAAGAGTAATATTCGTTGAATATTTTTTAAAAAATAGATACACAGAGACAGGATTATACTGGAAATCAGTTATTGTCTGAACGTTTGAAAGTTTTGTTTTTAGATTTGAAATATAACTATATCCTTCTGGATCAATGTCTTTTGGTTCAAATATGCTTAAAATGAATCGCTGATTTTGGTATTTTTCGATTACTTCAGTTATAAGTTTCGTATAATCATTTGCGTGCTTTCCAGTAAATCTTCTAAAGCAAACCACCATCACAGGTTGTTCTATTCTTATATCTTGCTCGATTCTAGCTACATCTTCAGTATATTTGTTTAAATTGATCTCAGATAAATAAAAAGCCATATCTCTCTCGATAGAAACTTTCTTATTAAACCGTCTGAAATTTTTATAACTTTCTTCATCCCGTGCGTATATATGACTCGCACCAACGGACGCTAGGAAGGCACCTATGTGACCTAAAAATGTTGTTGATTTATAGTAGCCAACTCCAAAAAAGTAAACTTTCTTGAATAGAAAAAATCTGCAGAAAAATATTATAAAACTAAAAATAAAAACTTTTAATCCGAAATCTAGCCCCCAAAGTCCTCCCCCACCTACAACAATATTTTTTGAATTGAAAAAACTCTTTAGAACTTTATATTTTTCTTTTAGATGTATAGCTATAAAGCCAAAATCTTTATGGTAAATTGTAAATCGTTTTAAATTGAAATAAAGAATCTTAATTTTCTTATACCCTGCTTCAAAAAAGAGATTTTGCATAATCTCAAGTAATAATTCATCACCTAAATTACCCCCACCGTAATATCCGATTAGAAAGGAGTTTTCTAGATTATTTTTTTTAATAAATTCTTTAATTTTCATAAGTTAGGATAGCAAAATCTTTTCAAAAGCCTGGGCGGCATTTGGGAAGGTAAACTGCTGACTGTGAGCCTTGGCTTGGTCTGCAAGTTTGGCGCAAAGTGCCTTATCTTCCAAAAGCTTAAGCACAGCTAGCGCGAGCGATTCTGGGGTGTTCTTTTGACTGAGAAGCCCTGTCGTACCGTCTATAATAGCGTCCCTGAAGCCCGCTACGTTATACGTTACACTAGGGGTTGCCATTGTGCCAGCCTCGATGATAACGAGCCCGTAGCCCTCTTTGACTGAGCAACTCGCGAGCACGTGCGCTTGAGCTAGGAGAATGTATTTTTCTTTATCATTTGCCCTACCAAAAAAGGTCGCTCCAAGGTCTAACTTTTGACTTTTAGACTTTAGACTTTCGACATAGACTTCTTCACCAGGCCCTACGATCCATGTCTGGAGATTTGGGAGAACTTTTTTCACGAGCGCAGCCATATCGAGAAAGTCTTCGACACGTTTCATTTGGGTTAGTCGACCGATAAAAATAATAGTTGGTACCGCACTTTTCTCCATGAGTATAGGTTCAGGCATGACGATCGCTTCTGGCGTAATCGTTATATTTTTATTTGGTATACCTATCGATATGAGGTCACCCTTGGTCGAATCAGACACCGTGATAAATCTAGTTGTTCGATAAAGCTGCAGAAGCAGATACTCAGTCGCATAGCCAATGTATGAAAACGGAAATGGAAACATCGTAAACCAAATATCTTTGGCAACTTCGTGTATAAACGCAAAACGCTTGTGTCTCGGTACGTAGAGCGGTGTCAAAAATGGCAAACTATGAATCTGATCGATCACGATGTCGAAGTTTTCTTTTTTGAATCTCGTAAACCAGAAAAATGGGGCGAGTAATTGCACACTCCAATAATAACCTCGACGGATTACGGTATACCCATCAACTATTTCTTCCCTAAGAGCGCCTTCAAAATGATTACAGAAGAGTGTCACCTGGTGGCCTTGATGTACTAACTCACGGAGAATGCCTTCGGTTAATACTTCAGCCCCACCGGCCTTAGGATTTTTCAAATCCATCCAATTGAACATTAAGATACGCATAGTAGTAAAGAGTGAATAGTTAATAGTGAATAGAAGGTCATAAAAGTAAATAGTGAATAGTGAATAGTGAATAGAGCTACTTCTTAGTTGTTTTAATAAGACTAAGCAACATTTTCTGAATTTCAAATACTAATGATTCAGCTTTCATATATGAAATTTCTGGATACTGTCTTTTTGCAATAATTACTTGGGTTTCAAGTTCTGCAGCCGAAGCAATCGCTATTGATAAAAATCTTCCAAATTCTGTCTGATAATTACGTGACCAACCTTCAGCAATATTTGATGGAATAGAAATCGCTGCACGAAGCATCTGTGAAGTTAGAGAAAATTGCTCACTTTTAGGAAATTTTTTTGTCATGACATATATTTCATTTACAAGATCAATACCCTTCTGCCAAACTATGAGATCTTTATAGGATTTTATTTCCATATCTATTTACTGTTCACTATTTACTAATTTACTGTCTCTTTGACTTCCTGACTACATACAACGGTCGATTGATAACTTCAGTGTGAATGTTGGCGATATAGAGAGCGATGAGTCCCAAACATGACAGCACAATGCCGATCAAGAATAGCAGGATAACGGCGAGTATGGCGGTACCAGAGAAATTATAAAAATTTGTAAATATGTAGCGAGACAAAAACATGAAAATACCAAACGGCAAAGAGAAGACGATGATGAGGACTCCGGCATAGCCTGCAAGTTTGAGTGGAAATAAACTATGCGAAACGAAGCTCTTAATCGCAAGTCCTAAAAGCTTGGAGAAATTGTAGCTCGCAGCACCTGATCGTCGCTCTGGTGCGATAAATGGAACTGTATCTCGGCGAAAACCCAGCCAGTCAATGAGGC
The Candidatus Nomurabacteria bacterium genome window above contains:
- a CDS encoding polysaccharide pyruvyl transferase family protein, yielding MKIKEFIKKNNLENSFLIGYYGGGNLGDELLLEIMQNLFFEAGYKKIKILYFNLKRFTIYHKDFGFIAIHLKEKYKVLKSFFNSKNIVVGGGGLWGLDFGLKVFIFSFIIFFCRFFLFKKVYFFGVGYYKSTTFLGHIGAFLASVGASHIYARDEESYKNFRRFNKKVSIERDMAFYLSEINLNKYTEDVARIEQDIRIEQPVMVVCFRRFTGKHANDYTKLITEVIEKYQNQRFILSIFEPKDIDPEGYSYISNLKTKLSNVQTITDFQYNPVSVYLFFKKYSTNITLIAPQFHAEIIAYLSGIPFLPLSYDNKNTELLHSLNIEPVYIKTLKLVDIETFLITNNKLIML
- a CDS encoding glycosyltransferase family 4 protein, which encodes MDLKNPKAGGAEVLTEGILRELVHQGHQVTLFCNHFEGALREEIVDGYTVIRRGYYWSVQLLAPFFWFTRFKKENFDIVIDQIHSLPFLTPLYVPRHKRFAFIHEVAKDIWFTMFPFPFSYIGYATEYLLLQLYRTTRFITVSDSTKGDLISIGIPNKNITITPEAIVMPEPILMEKSAVPTIIFIGRLTQMKRVEDFLDMAALVKKVLPNLQTWIVGPGEEVYVESLKSKSQKLDLGATFFGRANDKEKYILLAQAHVLASCSVKEGYGLVIIEAGTMATPSVTYNVAGFRDAIIDGTTGLLSQKNTPESLALAVLKLLEDKALCAKLADQAKAHSQQFTFPNAAQAFEKILLS
- a CDS encoding four helix bundle protein; protein product: MKSYKDLIVWQKGIDLVNEIYVMTKKFPKSEQFSLTSQMLRAAISIPSNIAEGWSRNYQTEFGRFLSIAIASAAELETQVIIAKRQYPEISYMKAESLVFEIQKMLLSLIKTTKK